ATCCGGGAGAGGCAGAGAGGTAAGTACTGAGGCTTCAAAGGTTTGGCATTAAAAGTTATAGCATTGTCTCTCAACCTTATCAATTTTATGATGCATTTATGTGAACtcacagaatcccccagccagcatacaaAGACCGAGCAACATTGAATATGTTATTctactgtacagatagtccttgacttatgaccattcatttagagtTCGTTTGAAGTGACGACATATGACTGGTCTTCATACTTATAACCGTCATACCATGTAGCATCACCATTGTCACGTtattaaaattcaggcacttgggaactggcatgtatttacaacagttgcaatgACCTGGGGTCATGTCaccgccatttgcaatcttcccagccagcttctgacaagcaaagtcaatgggggaagctggattcgtttaatgactatgtgattcacttaacaaccagtggTTTGCTTAGCAGCCATggtgaaaaaggtcataaaatcaggtgtgacacacttaacaatcatctttcttagcaacagatcaggggtgaaattctcctggttcggaccggatcaccgatctggtagcgatggcagcgggtggttcggagaaccggtagcaaaaatccctcccccccccgccccagctgagccacgccatcatcagagggttgtttttttttttaacttttaaaagcattttttcttctgccgaaaaaatgcttttaaaagttaaaaaaaaaaagtctctgattatcgcacggctcagctgggatcatcagaaccctttaaaagctttttttcctctggtgatcccagctgagttgcctgatcatcacaggcttttaaaaggatttttaaaaacctctttggacgaagaggttgtagaaaaaatgcttttaaaagttaaaaaaaaagttatccttgcccacccagtcacattacaccccccccccaaccaccaagccatgtccacaaaactggtagtaacagattttacatttcacccctgcaacagatactctggtcccaattgtggttataacttgaggattacccatataataaaataataatttgcaaGCAATGTAGCACTTCCAAACTGATCTCAGAAAAACTACTTGGAACTATAAGGGCAAGAAactcagaagacaaacaggcaaaggCACGCATGCCAGGCGACATAGCTTCGCGTGCTactttgggcacacgtgccatcatgggcctagagcATGAATACCTGACAGAACTCTTTCTTCACTTGGTAAATAGTGTCTCACTgtgcaatataaatacaattaaaacctccATGTAATTTAAGTGAAAagacaataaaaatggaaataagaaACTGCTTTATTGTAAATCCACCAGCAAATGAAAGTTGAGCATAtattcattccaatattttcctttataattAACAAAGGTAGTAATAATtacaaaagggatgcggtggctcaggggctaggatattgagcttgttgatcgaaaggtcggcagctcagcggttcgaatccctagtgctgccatgtaacggggtgagctcctgttacttgtcccagcttctgccaacctagcagtttcaaaagcatgtaaaaattcaagtagaaaaaatagggaccaccttggtgggaaggtaacagcattccgtgcgcctttggtgttgagtcatgccggccacatgaccacagagacatcttcggacagcgatggctcttcggctttgaaacggagatgagcactgccccctagagtcggcaacgactagtacgtatgtgcgaggggaacctttacctttacctttaataattaCAATCAAATttgcaacttatttatttatatcccacttatTATTCTGCAAATGActcaacatacctaatactccttcctcttcttttccccgCAACAACTGGAAGAATTTTAAtcgattttttaaattaatactttAAATACATCCGTAATTATGGTTGCAAAGAAAGATTTGAGACTGTTTGAGTGAAAGAGACTGTTTGTAACCTTGACATGAAATAGGATTGTTCTTGAATGTCCCCTTACTGTCCCCTTAGCTTTTACTGTCCTTGAATATCACTTCTTACATTGGGAGAGGCTTTTCTACTACAGTAGCAGTGAAatactggaaaagaaaatatatacaggaGAAATGCAACCAAGCACCTGACTATCAGTTGCTAGGTAATATGTATGTATAGGTGTGAGGCTTAGTATTTTCCTATTTTTGGCTTTTTGGAACCATCTCATTAGCTGCTATGGGAACAAAATCCTGAAATAGACAATTTTGATTTGATCCAGCCAAACCCGTACAATATTATAACAGAGATTTTATGATTATTAAAATATAGGTCTTTTTTATtttgaggaaagaaaggaagaagtaggaaggaactttaagacttgtggactccaactcccagcaaagctggctgaggaattctgggagttgaaatccacaagtcttaaagttgccaagtttggacacccctgatctagcttgTGAAAAACAAGGATCTCTACAGCAGGGCtttcaaactcgcgtcatcacgTGACATGTCAggattttttctccccctttgctAATCTGGGCgcgggtgtggccagtgcatgatgcatctaggCTGTggcccacaagtttgacagccctgctctacagTATTGCAAAGTTGGCCAACTGAGCATCTCAAACATTTTTCATTCTTCACAGCCTCAACCAATATGGGCAGTGCCAGGTATTGTGGGAGCTTTCATTAAAATGTTTGTAAGAGATACCTTGTTAAGATGTATAGAAACAGGGAATTTTGATTTAGTTTATTCAAATCTTCTCACATCAAAGCTTCAAGTCTTGATAAACAGATATAATCTGTTCTCCTCTGCTCTCCCTCCCCTCATCTTGCCCTTCCCTTCACTCTGTTCTGATCCATCCTTAAACTACTCACCATCTTATTTCCTACTATTTCTGATCTTGACAATTGTGATATATGCTTCCTGCTtgacttttctttccttctttttgcaATCTATCTTCTCTGTCCCTGTCTTCATCTTTTCATATCTATTGATGTTTTCAACtacaaatgtatatattttttaacctGATCCCTGATTTATTTTCTGCCCTTTGCCTTGTCTGTCTTGGCCTGCTGATGTATACGGCCTATTTTAACCCTTCCACATGATGTACTTATCTGCTTCTCCATCCTAACTTGTTGCTTTCTTGCTTAATGgcaatttttcatttctttcatcttGGCTTTCATGATGTCTGATGCTCATGAGGTGCTGCTCTTCTTTTTCTGCATTTTGCTGTTCAATTACACTGCTATTTGTCTCTATCCTCCATGGTATCGTCCACCTGAACCCAAACTCACCATACAGTCAAGGATGTGGATGGAGTCCTCTGCCGGTATAAGAAGATCCTGTACACTTTTCAGAAGATGCAAAGCATGAGTCGGGCCTTTGAACACCATCGGGTGGACCGTAATACTGTGGCCTTGACCACCCCCATAGCAGAGCTCCTTATTGTTGCTCCTGAAAAATTGGCTGAAGTGGGTGAGTTTGACCCATCTAAGGAGCGTCTGCTTGAATATTCCCGACGATGTTTCATGGCACTAGATGATGAGACACTCAAGAAAGTCCAGGCCCTCAAAAAAAGCAAGCTTCTATTGCCCATCACTTATCGCTTCAAGACGAAAACGGACTCTCCTGGCTCAGCTGCTGGCAACTCTATCCCTTCTCCTGCACCACCCAAGCCACTTCTGCCAATCGCTGAATGCTACAAGCGATGAATCCTCTCCTGGAGCTACTAATAGAACCTATTTTGCCAGTCCTTTGAGCTCTCTTTCTCTGTACCTCCTGCCCACTCCATTACTCACCAAACTCTCAGTGTTTCCTTGAGTTTTCTACCATGATGCACAACAACCTCCCACCTTTTCCTAGGTTTAAATACTGAATGAATCCACCGTTTCACAGGAAGGGCCAGTGTATCTTTATAAAAAGGATGTGGGAGTGGCTTCCTAGGATTATTACTCGACTATAGATCTGCCCATCTATGCTTCCCTCTTTAAAGGCTTCCCCACAGCTATAGATTTGTTTTCATTCTCCCTCCTTCCACCTGGGAGTTTGGCCAGAGGAGAAACAATGGCAAAGGAGGAGTTGGCAGCCATAATATGTCCCATCCCACAATCAATAACATCATGGATAGATTGGTTGTAATTGTTGCACAGGTAACTTGAAACAGCTAACATgttagcattagcacttagacttatatactgcttcagtgctttgcagccctctctaagcggtgtacagagtcaacatattgcccccaataattttactcattttacccacctcggaaggatgaaaggctgagtcaaccttgagtctggtgagattcaaactgccaaattgcaggcagccggcaggcagcaaaagtagcctgcagtactacattctaaccattgcaccactgtggctctgtTAGTTTATTAACTGATGGCAATTATAGCCTTGCACATAAAATATAaagccacatttttaaaaataaacttctgTCATTTAAGGTATGTCAAACAAATGATATAAAAAGAAGGTAAAAGTTTGCAAAAATATCTCTTATCAGCCAGCAGTATGTTCCCAACTTTGCTGATTAGACTGATTTGGTCTTACCTTAAAGGCAACCACGTAATAATTAATAGTATGTTAAATAACAGTAACCTGAGGGAGAGGAGTTGCCTCAGCGAAAGCCAAATCACTATAACCGACAGAAGTTATCCATTTCTAAAGTGGAAGATAAAGTTGCATGATGCACTTCTGTAGTTTTACCTCTCCTTGCTTTAAAACCTTTTCTGTGTTTTCTGAGCTGTTAGGAGGTGCAACTGGTATTGTATCAATTCCCTTTTTTGCTGCTGTTGTGGTTACCTTTATTCCATTTTCTCTACAGTGTTGCTATGATTGGAAGAATTGCAGAATTGAGCTTCCTCTGCTTTCCTATTGTCTCCCAAAGATATTCTCACATCCTGAGCCTCTACCACATTTTTTACCTCATAGTTTTGGAAGGTATTGCTTAAACTTTTTCCCTAGCTATTGTCCTATTCCAAGCTCACAACTGGTTTTTTTCTGCtggcaattttatattttttttgcttctctcaGTATGTTAAAGAGGAAGTGTATTTGAATGTAAGGACTTGAATTATATGTTGCATTCCTTGAAGATGCTTCCTTTTTATTCAGTGTAATTAGAA
Above is a window of Ahaetulla prasina isolate Xishuangbanna chromosome 4, ASM2864084v1, whole genome shotgun sequence DNA encoding:
- the CCDC106 gene encoding coiled-coil domain-containing protein 106 isoform X2, coding for MESRTQTQQQLYYGLSTLENFDERPAPSLTLVTNMKTQLHMALERNSWLQKRIEDLEEERDFLRCQLDKFISSARLDADDHCCNKQLPRRSEILEGRNGDMTDDDSMGSWMATSPEEGGSVEHKKLKAGLNRRHFAKPKIRERQRVKDVDGVLCRYKKILYTFQKMQSMSRAFEHHRVDRNTVALTTPIAELLIVAPEKLAEVGEFDPSKERLLEYSRRCFMALDDETLKKVQALKKSKLLLPITYRFKTKTDSPGSAAGNSIPSPAPPKPLLPIAECYKR